One window from the genome of Methyloradius palustris encodes:
- a CDS encoding EAL domain-containing protein, with the protein MKLSDFVHFSTDIADTGTLYAVSIQPVLVCISILVAVIGVYMALKVIPRIQIAETKAFKVFWILVGALTMGISVWSMHFTGMLALKLPCGVSYEPLTTLASMIPAVLASAVALVFIARKNSSNLSLFGSSTLLGAGIGAMHYSGMAAMRLPGYVSYNPYLFSLSIVVAILLAFIALECRARLSNFAKSRDLVAALIMGAAISGMHYTATSAAYFIKSDIPLPARLDYLSTTYLAVIVIMVLLLLAALIVTSVTAYRYMSIAKREERWRFALEAVDHAVWDWNIAIDEVTYSNQLAEKYGIPSSRLKNPVDSIKAFIHPDDYQNTIQKMQDYVAGNIGTYEAEYRSKVNSGEYLWVLSRGMVIDRNEDGKPTRIVGTHTDITQKRRAQMRETARNHILELLANGAPLNNILQVLVNSVEQQNPDMICSIILIDHTGLHMRTAAAPSLPAFYSQAIDGLAIGVGVGCCGTACYTGERVIAENIQTHPYWENYKEIGKKANLGACWSEPIKSATGKVLGSFAIYHHEPSTPKEADIQLIEQNANLAGIAIEKTLAKEQLELASLVYQNASEGMLVTDANKNIVAINAAFTEITGYSEDITLGENPRILSSGKHDAAFFDKINAALKANGRWKGELWNRHKNGQEYLILMSIDIIHDSQGNIERYVSLFSDITEKKKSEELIWQQANFDTLTQLPNRRLFREKMEHEIIRSQRDGLPMAILFIDLDRFKEVNDTLGHGMGDILLIEAAKRIKNAVRESDTVARLGGDEFTIILSDLHDHTNVERIAHNILHSLSQPFALSDDMSYVSGSIGITFYPDDATDIDNLLKNADQAMYAAKENGRNRFHYFTADMQKSAQSRIRLANDLRVALARNELLLHYQPIVELATGNIFKAEALIRWQHPKHGLISPAEFIPIAEDTGLIVEIGDWVFAEAAKQAALWRALHDPEFQISINKSPVQFRNNGETSVDWIAQLIELDLPGQGIVVEITEGLLLDAASDVTTRLLQYRDAGIQVAIDDFGTGYSSLSYLKKFDIDYLKIDQSFVRNLKLNSNDMALCEAIIVMAHKLGIKVIAEGIETEDQRKLLIQAGCDFGQGYLFSRPVIASSFDALLLNNMDA; encoded by the coding sequence GGTGTCTATATGGCGCTCAAGGTCATACCGCGCATCCAGATTGCTGAAACCAAAGCCTTTAAAGTGTTCTGGATATTAGTCGGTGCCCTCACGATGGGCATTTCAGTGTGGTCCATGCATTTCACTGGCATGCTGGCATTAAAGTTACCTTGCGGGGTTTCATATGAGCCTTTAACTACGCTGGCTTCGATGATTCCTGCGGTTTTGGCAAGCGCTGTAGCATTAGTGTTCATCGCCAGAAAGAATTCTAGCAACCTCAGCCTGTTTGGCTCTAGCACACTACTTGGTGCTGGTATTGGTGCCATGCATTACTCAGGCATGGCAGCCATGCGATTGCCTGGCTATGTTAGCTACAATCCTTATTTATTTAGCTTATCAATTGTGGTGGCAATCTTACTGGCATTCATCGCGCTCGAATGTAGAGCCAGATTGAGCAACTTCGCAAAGAGCCGAGATCTAGTGGCTGCGCTGATCATGGGGGCGGCTATTTCTGGCATGCATTACACCGCCACTTCAGCAGCCTATTTCATTAAAAGTGATATTCCATTGCCAGCACGACTCGATTATTTGAGCACCACTTATCTGGCAGTGATTGTCATTATGGTGTTGTTATTACTCGCGGCATTGATTGTGACTAGCGTGACTGCGTATCGCTATATGAGTATTGCCAAACGTGAAGAGCGCTGGAGATTTGCCCTTGAAGCGGTTGATCATGCGGTGTGGGATTGGAACATCGCCATTGACGAAGTGACCTATTCAAATCAACTCGCTGAAAAATATGGCATACCTAGCAGTAGACTCAAAAATCCAGTTGATTCGATCAAAGCATTCATTCACCCCGATGACTATCAAAATACAATCCAGAAGATGCAAGATTATGTCGCTGGAAACATAGGCACATATGAAGCTGAATACCGCTCAAAAGTAAATTCAGGCGAATATCTTTGGGTACTATCACGCGGCATGGTGATCGATAGAAACGAGGATGGCAAGCCTACCCGTATAGTTGGCACACATACGGATATTACGCAAAAACGGCGCGCCCAAATGCGTGAAACCGCTCGTAATCACATCTTGGAGCTATTAGCCAACGGCGCGCCACTCAATAATATTTTGCAGGTATTGGTCAACAGCGTAGAACAGCAAAATCCCGACATGATCTGCAGCATTATATTGATCGACCATACGGGCCTGCATATGCGCACGGCTGCAGCGCCCAGTCTGCCTGCGTTTTACTCTCAGGCAATCGATGGGCTGGCTATTGGGGTAGGCGTTGGTTGTTGTGGGACAGCTTGTTACACAGGCGAGCGTGTGATTGCTGAAAACATACAGACGCACCCATATTGGGAAAATTACAAAGAAATAGGCAAAAAAGCCAATCTAGGGGCTTGCTGGTCTGAGCCGATTAAAAGCGCTACAGGCAAAGTGCTGGGTAGTTTCGCCATTTATCATCATGAGCCCAGCACGCCCAAAGAGGCTGATATACAACTCATTGAGCAAAACGCAAACCTGGCAGGCATTGCCATTGAAAAAACCTTGGCGAAGGAACAGCTGGAACTGGCTTCATTGGTTTATCAAAATGCAAGCGAGGGCATGCTAGTGACTGATGCCAACAAAAATATAGTTGCCATCAACGCTGCTTTTACTGAAATCACAGGGTACTCGGAAGATATTACACTAGGGGAAAATCCCCGCATATTAAGCTCTGGTAAGCACGATGCAGCCTTTTTTGACAAGATCAATGCAGCACTAAAAGCCAATGGCCGCTGGAAAGGCGAGTTGTGGAACCGCCATAAAAATGGTCAAGAGTATTTGATATTGATGAGCATCGACATCATCCATGATAGTCAGGGCAATATTGAGCGCTACGTCTCATTGTTCTCAGACATTACCGAAAAGAAGAAGTCAGAAGAACTCATCTGGCAACAGGCCAACTTTGACACATTGACCCAGCTGCCCAACCGCCGCTTGTTCCGTGAAAAAATGGAGCACGAGATTATCAGAAGCCAGCGAGATGGCTTACCGATGGCTATTCTGTTTATCGACTTGGATAGATTCAAAGAAGTGAACGATACGCTGGGTCATGGTATGGGCGATATATTGCTAATTGAAGCAGCAAAACGTATCAAAAACGCTGTACGCGAATCAGATACTGTAGCCAGGTTAGGTGGCGACGAATTCACCATCATCCTGTCTGATTTACATGACCATACCAACGTTGAGCGTATCGCTCATAACATCTTGCACAGTCTTTCACAGCCTTTTGCGTTGAGTGATGACATGAGCTATGTATCGGGCAGCATAGGTATTACTTTTTACCCAGATGATGCGACTGACATTGACAATCTACTTAAAAATGCTGATCAGGCCATGTATGCCGCCAAAGAGAATGGGCGCAATCGCTTTCATTATTTCACCGCAGACATGCAAAAGTCTGCGCAAAGCAGAATCCGCCTTGCCAACGATTTAAGGGTAGCGCTCGCCAGAAACGAGCTTTTATTGCATTACCAGCCTATCGTTGAGCTCGCTACAGGCAATATATTCAAAGCTGAAGCGCTCATACGCTGGCAACACCCCAAACATGGCCTAATAAGCCCTGCCGAATTTATCCCGATTGCTGAAGACACTGGGCTAATAGTTGAGATCGGCGACTGGGTATTTGCAGAAGCCGCCAAGCAGGCAGCACTATGGCGGGCATTGCATGACCCTGAATTTCAAATTAGCATCAATAAATCACCGGTACAGTTTCGCAATAATGGCGAGACATCTGTTGACTGGATTGCGCAACTAATAGAGCTAGATTTGCCCGGCCAAGGTATCGTGGTTGAGATTACGGAAGGTTTGCTACTGGATGCTGCCAGCGATGTCACTACTCGATTACTGCAATATCGCGATGCTGGCATACAGGTAGCGATTGATGACTTTGGCACAGGCTATTCATCACTCTCTTATCTGAAGAAATTTGATATTGATTACCTGAAAATTGACCAATCTTTTGTACGCAACCTGAAGCTGAACTCTAATGACATGGCGCTGTGTGAAGCCATTATTGTGATGGCGCATAAACTGGGGATCAAAGTCATTGCCGAAGGTATAGAAACCGAAGACCAACGCAAATTACTGATACAGGCTGGCTGTGATTTCGGCCAAGGTTATCTATTCTCAAGGCCAGTCATTGCCAGTAGCTTTGATGCATTACTCCTCAACAACATGGATGCTTAA